The genomic stretch CAGTCTCACCTTACGGGCAGACTTTCGGAGATGTTTTTGTACTGCTTTTGCTTCAAATACTGGCGTTTCCATCAATCAATCTCTTTTAATTATTTAGCCTTTTTTAAAGGATGGCCACGAAATGTTCTCGTTGGTGCAAATTCACCAAGTTTATGTCCAACCATATTTTCTGTAATGTAAACAGGTATAAACTGCTTGCCATTATGAACTGCGATGGTCAAGCCAACAAAATCCGGTGTTACCATTGAACCTCTGGACCAGGTTTTGATTACTTTCTTTTTGCCGCTCTCATTCACAGCATCAATCTTACGCTGAAGCTTATAGTGAACAAAAGGCCCTTTTTTTAGCGAACGTGGCATACTTATTAAGCTTTTTTAGTTTTTCGTCGTCTAACAATAAATTTAGACGATAACTTTTTCGGTTTTCTTGTCTTTTTCCCTTTGGCAGATTGTCCCCATGGAGATCTTGGATGACCTCCAGAAGCTTTTCCTTCACCACCACCCATTGGGTGATCAACCGGGTTCATCGCAACACCCCTTACTTTAGGTCTTCTTCCAAGCCATCTGTTACGACCGGCTTTACCTTTTGAAGTATTGAAGTGATCTGCATTACTTGTAGTACCAACAGTAGCAAAGCAATTTGCCAATACCATTCTAACTTCACCAGAAGGAAGTTTCACAGTAGCATACTTATCAGTTTTAGCAACCAATTGAGCATTTGTACCGGCACTTCTGCAAAGTTGACCACCTTTACCTGGAATCATTTCCACATTGTGAACAACAGTACCCAAAGGCATGCTCTTCAGTGGCATTGCATTTCCATTTTCAGGTGCGGCAGTCTTACTGCTGATTACAGTATCGCCAACACTCAATTTACTTGGAGCGATTATATATCTTTTCTCACCATCAGCATAAGCTAATAATGCAATTCTTGCAGTTCGGTTCGGATCGTACTCAATTGTTTGAACCTTTGCAGGGATATCAAATTTATTACGATGGAAATCAATTACGCGGTACTTACGCTTATGGCCTCCTCCTCGTCGTCGGGAGGTCATTCTACCACGGTTGTTTCTACCACCGGATTTACCAGCTCCTTGAGTCAGAGACTTCTGCGGCCTGTTTGTGGTTACATCATCAAATACTGGTGCAACACGATGGCGCTGTCCGGGGGTTGTTGGTTTTAATTGCTTAGTAGCCATTGTCTAAATTTCTTTAAATTTCGCTGAAAAAGTCTATTTCTCCTTCCTTGAGCGTAATAATCGCTTTCTTCCATACTTTGCTTCTTCCACTTACAAATCCACTTTTAGTAAATCTGCCTTTCGGTTTGGAAGGAACAATAATCGTATTCACTTTAGCAACTTTTACTTCAGGGTACTTCTCTTCAACAGCTTTTCTGATCTGTGGTTTTGTTGCATTTCTACTTACTTCAAATGCATACTGCTGATGCTCTTCCTGAAGACGAGTCAGTTTCTCAGTAATTAATGGTTGAACTAATACACTCATGCTGCTTCCTCATCAACTTTTGGTTCGATGCTGTTTTCAAGAACAGATACTGCACTTTCCTGAAATATGACAACATCAGCTTTCATTATTTCGTAAGTAGATGGCTTACTGGCTTCCAATACACTAACACCAGGAATGTTACGGGCTGAAATAAATATGTTTTTATTCATTTCTGAAGTTAAAAGAAGCACTTTTTTACCATCCAGTTTCAAAGCGGTTAAAAGCTCAACTACTTGCTTTGTTTTAGGCGCTTCGTAAGAAAAATCTTCAACAACAACCAGTGACTCTTCTGAAACTTTTAGTGAAAGAGCTGATTTACGAGCAAGTCTTTTAGCTTTCTTGGAAAGGTTTACGGTGTATGTTCTTGGTCTAGGACCAAAAACAGTACCACCACCTTTTAAAAGTGGAGAACGGATTGAACCTCGACGGGCCATACCGGTTCCTTTTTGCTTGTACGCTTTTTTACCGCCGCCTCTTACTTCGCCTCTTTCTTTTGTCTTAGCTGTACCTTGACGGCTATTAGCTTGAATACGACGAACATCTTCGTACAAAACTGTTTCATTAGGCTCGATAGCGAAGATAGAATCACTCAATTGAGCCTTTTTCTTACTGCTTGTTCCGTCAGTTTTATAAATCGTTAATTCCATCAGGCTAATTTCTGTGATTGATTATAAATCTCTACGTAACCACCTTTAGATCCCGGTATTGATCCGGTAATCATCATCAGGTTTGATTCCGGAAGAATCTTAGCTACAGAAAGATTTTTAATTTTAGTTCTTTGATTTCCGGATCGTCCGGCCATTTTCATCCCTTTAAAGACGCGGGATGGATCAGATGCCTGACCGATTGAACCAGGTGCTCTTTCCCGGTTATGCTGACCGTGTGTTTGGTCACCAACACCATGGAAATTATGTCGCTTAATTACACCTGTAAATCCGGTTCCCTTTGAAATTCCGGCTACATCAACATGATCTCCTACAGTGAAAACATCATCAATGTTTAATTCATCGCCTATTTCAAATCCTTCAGGAATGTAATCTCTGAATTCAGTTACAATTCTTTTAGGCTCAGATCCGGCTTTTTCAAAATGCCCATTCAGCGCTTTTGATATATTTTTTCTCTTTTTATCAAAAGCTGCTATTTGAACGGCATTATATCCGTCACTTTCTTCTGTTTTTATCTGGGTAATTGTACAAGCAGGTACTTCGATCACTGTGACAGCAATACTGCGTCCCAATT from Rhodohalobacter barkolensis encodes the following:
- the rplD gene encoding 50S ribosomal protein L4, with the translated sequence MELTIYKTDGTSSKKKAQLSDSIFAIEPNETVLYEDVRRIQANSRQGTAKTKERGEVRGGGKKAYKQKGTGMARRGSIRSPLLKGGGTVFGPRPRTYTVNLSKKAKRLARKSALSLKVSEESLVVVEDFSYEAPKTKQVVELLTALKLDGKKVLLLTSEMNKNIFISARNIPGVSVLEASKPSTYEIMKADVVIFQESAVSVLENSIEPKVDEEAA
- the rplW gene encoding 50S ribosomal protein L23; its protein translation is MSVLVQPLITEKLTRLQEEHQQYAFEVSRNATKPQIRKAVEEKYPEVKVAKVNTIIVPSKPKGRFTKSGFVSGRSKVWKKAIITLKEGEIDFFSEI
- the rplC gene encoding 50S ribosomal protein L3 — encoded protein: MSGLIGKKVGMTSIFDELGRSIAVTVIEVPACTITQIKTEESDGYNAVQIAAFDKKRKNISKALNGHFEKAGSEPKRIVTEFRDYIPEGFEIGDELNIDDVFTVGDHVDVAGISKGTGFTGVIKRHNFHGVGDQTHGQHNRERAPGSIGQASDPSRVFKGMKMAGRSGNQRTKIKNLSVAKILPESNLMMITGSIPGSKGGYVEIYNQSQKLA
- the rplB gene encoding 50S ribosomal protein L2, which codes for MATKQLKPTTPGQRHRVAPVFDDVTTNRPQKSLTQGAGKSGGRNNRGRMTSRRRGGGHKRKYRVIDFHRNKFDIPAKVQTIEYDPNRTARIALLAYADGEKRYIIAPSKLSVGDTVISSKTAAPENGNAMPLKSMPLGTVVHNVEMIPGKGGQLCRSAGTNAQLVAKTDKYATVKLPSGEVRMVLANCFATVGTTSNADHFNTSKGKAGRNRWLGRRPKVRGVAMNPVDHPMGGGEGKASGGHPRSPWGQSAKGKKTRKPKKLSSKFIVRRRKTKKA
- the rpsS gene encoding 30S ribosomal protein S19; translated protein: MPRSLKKGPFVHYKLQRKIDAVNESGKKKVIKTWSRGSMVTPDFVGLTIAVHNGKQFIPVYITENMVGHKLGEFAPTRTFRGHPLKKAK